The following is a genomic window from Flavobacterium crassostreae.
AAGGAAGATTTTGAAGAAGTCATTAATGAGTTTAAAAAAGCATAATTTCTTTTTGACAGCTTTAATACAGTTTTTCTATTATGAAACATCCCCAGTCTACTTTTCATTAACTTCAAATACCTGGCTTTCATTTCAGTAGAAAGAAAAGAAATATCAAGCAGCCCCTTCCATTTAGGAGTTGCTTTTATCTTTAAATTTACTTTCCATATACTCCTGATAAAATCAAAACGACTTTTTTACTTTTATAACAATAAAACACCCTTAAATTATATTGAAACACATATAATTTAGGTCTAAAAAATTATTTTATATTGAAATACATATAATATATATTTTTTTACTATTTTTATATCCAAAAGCATATAATATGGATTCAATTGCCAATTTTGTAAAAACAAGACGTAAACAAGCTAATCTTACTCAAGAAGAGTTTGCTATGAAAGCAGGTGTTGCATTAACAGTCATTCGAAAAATAGAACAAGGCAAAGAGAATTTAAGCTTGTCTAAAGTGAATCAAGTTTTAAAAATGTTTGGTCATTCTGTAGGTCCAATAATTGAAAAGTAAGATGAGACAAGCTATAATAAAATATAATAATCAAAGAGCAGGGGTATTAAGCGAACAAGATAGTGGAGAATATAATTTTGTTTACGATACTGAATATTGTGCAAATCACCCCGACGACTTTATTACTTTTAATATGCCCGTACGCACACAAACCTATACAAGCAAGTATTTATTTCCTTTTTTTGATGGGTTAATTCCTGAAGGCTGGCTGTTGAATATAGCTGCAGAAAGTTGGAAAATTAATAAAAATGACCGAATGGGATTGTTATTGGCTTGTTGCCAAAATAGTATTGGTGCGGTAAGTGTTCACCCTTTAATTCAAAGTGAAAATGCGTAGATGTTTGTATTGCTATCAGGAACTTGAAGATGATAATAACGACTATTATCACGCAAAATGTAATAAAGCATTTTATGGTACAAGTAAAGCTCCAAGTCTTCCCTACCGATTAGAAGATATGGCTAAACTTGCAAAAGAAGCCATTGAACTATCCATAACCGTTCCTGGTGTACAGCCAAAATTATCTTTGAGTTTAATACAATCAAACTTAGAAGAGGGACAATCAGGACGTTTAACTATAATGGATGCTCTGGATGGAAATTACATTTTAAAACCACAAAATCAGTTATATGAGCAAATGCCTGAGAACGAGCATTTATCTATGAAATTAGCTGAATTATTTAACATTAACGTAGTTCCTCATAATTTGATTCCCTTGGCTTCGGGCGAATTGTGCTATATAACAAAGCGTATTGACCGACCAGCTCCCAATGCTAAAATACATATGATTGATTTACTGCAAATAGCAGAGCTTGAAGACAAATATAAAGGAACAATGGAAATGGTAGCTAAAACAATAGGAGAATTATCTGCAAATACCCTGCTAGACAAATTGCGCTTTTTTGAATTGGCAGTTTTTAATTATATCATTGGAAATAATGATATGCACTTGAAAAATTTCTCCATGTGGCATCCAAATTTAAGCTGGGAACTATCGCCTGCCTATGATCTATTAAATGTAAAAATCATATTACCAAAAGATGATGAAGATACAGCTTTATTGTTTGGAGGAAAAAAGAAAAATTTTACTAAAAAATATTTTGATCGATTTGGAGCTGTTTTAGAATTAAATGAAAAACAAGTTAATTTTGTCTACATGAGATTAGAAAAATGGCGTCTAAAAGCAATTGAACTTATTCAACAATCTTTTTTGGATGATGAAAAAAAGGACAATTACACTGCATTAATCGAGAAAAGGACACAACTATTTCTTTCTGAAAAATAAATTATAATTTATTTTCACTAGCACTAAATAACACAATAACGACAAACAACTACACCTTTCGTACACCTCTACCTCTCCCATTCCTTTAATTATAAGGATTATTACTTATTGTATCGGGAAGTAATAAGCACTTTTGTTAGTGATGATGCCCAAAGTATAGCAAAGCGATTAGGAATCATTTTATTTCGCTTATGTATGATATTTACAGCCATCCGTAAGTTTGACACAAAGGACCATCACATAGAAGTGTATTGCTCGGATAGTGATTTTGAAACCGCTTTAACGCTAATAAAAACCTATTTGCAGCACAGTATCATTATGTTCGAAAACTTACCAAAACAAGAAGAAGGCGGTGTTTTTAAATCAGGGCAAAACAAAAAATTATTCTTTGATGCCCTACCCCAAAGATTCAGTCGTGGAGAAGCAGTTGAGATAGCTAAAAATTTTAATATAGCCGAAAGAACAGCGGGCACTTTTCTAAAATCCTGCTTAGGTAA
Proteins encoded in this region:
- a CDS encoding HipA domain-containing protein, coding for MRRCLYCYQELEDDNNDYYHAKCNKAFYGTSKAPSLPYRLEDMAKLAKEAIELSITVPGVQPKLSLSLIQSNLEEGQSGRLTIMDALDGNYILKPQNQLYEQMPENEHLSMKLAELFNINVVPHNLIPLASGELCYITKRIDRPAPNAKIHMIDLLQIAELEDKYKGTMEMVAKTIGELSANTLLDKLRFFELAVFNYIIGNNDMHLKNFSMWHPNLSWELSPAYDLLNVKIILPKDDEDTALLFGGKKKNFTKKYFDRFGAVLELNEKQVNFVYMRLEKWRLKAIELIQQSFLDDEKKDNYTALIEKRTQLFLSEK
- a CDS encoding type II toxin-antitoxin system Y4mF family antitoxin, whose product is MDSIANFVKTRRKQANLTQEEFAMKAGVALTVIRKIEQGKENLSLSKVNQVLKMFGHSVGPIIEK
- a CDS encoding HipA N-terminal domain-containing protein, which encodes MRQAIIKYNNQRAGVLSEQDSGEYNFVYDTEYCANHPDDFITFNMPVRTQTYTSKYLFPFFDGLIPEGWLLNIAAESWKINKNDRMGLLLACCQNSIGAVSVHPLIQSENA